In the Mya arenaria isolate MELC-2E11 chromosome 11, ASM2691426v1 genome, one interval contains:
- the LOC128208299 gene encoding BTB/POZ domain-containing protein 6-B-like, with translation MHNAFKMATKSCIPNKFRGDNSDEEVNQEVPQNYSGVYNTAGTLGSIQKQPVQRSTSRPSGEPAWKIPRNPPPPPEPLPTLEASKDYNWQAGMSNIREKNAVMYNNPLMADVNFTVGSVNNKQHIPAHQYVLATGSSVFYAMFYGGLADKQDDIVLPDVEPTAFQNLLRYLYCDEIQLAADNVLSTLYVAKKYIVPYLARACVQFLETSLSARNACVLLCQGRLFEEEELMQQCWEVIDAQAEEALASDGFVDIDFSTLESVLLRETLNAREVTVFNAACRWADGECRRRDIESTAENKRQVLGEAFYLIRIPSMSLEEFANGPAQSGMLTPVETTDIFLFFTANNKPDLPFKRKARSGLMPHKCHRFQSSAYRSNQWRYRGRCDSIQFAADRRVFIAGFGLYGSSNGAMEYQVKVELKKEGQVLGRAISRFFSDGSSNTFPVLFDNPIQLDPDIFYTASAVLDGPELSYFGQEGLAEIQCGNVTFQFQCSADSTNGTGVQGGQIPEIIYYC, from the exons ATGCACAACGCCTTCAAGATGGCCACCAAGAGTTGCATTCCTAACAAGTTTCGTGGTGATAACTCTGACGAGGAAGTCAACCAAGAAGTGCCACAAAACTACAGCGGGGTTTACAACACTGCTGGTACACTTGGCAGCATCCAAAAACAGCCTGTTCAGAGAAGTACTTCTCGACCCTCAGGGGAGCCTGCATGGAAGATCCCTCGAAACCCTCCCCCACCCCCTGAACCCCTTCCAACACTAGAGGCTAGTAAGGATTACAACTGGCAAGCTGGCATGTCTaacatcagagaaaaaaatgcaGTGATGTATAACAATCCTCTGATGGCTGATGTTAATTTTACCGTTGGGAGTGTAAACAACAAACAGCACATTCCTGCACATCAGTATGTGTTGGCCACCGGTAGCTCTGTGTTCTACGCCATGTTTTACGGGGGATTAGCTGACAAACAAGATGACATTGTGTTGCCTGATGTGGAGCCAACAGCTTTTCAAAACTTATTGCG ATACTTATACTGCGACGAGATACAGCTGGCAGCAGATAATGTTCTCTCCACCCTCTATGTGGCAAAGAAGTACATTGTTCCATACTTAGCGAGGGCCTGCGTACAGTTTCTTGAGACTAGTCTCAGTGCTAGGAATGCCTGTGTTCTTCTGTGCCAGGGACGCTTATTTGAGGAAGAAGAGCTAATGCAACAGTGTTGGGAAGTCATAGATGCCCAGGCAGAGGAGGCCTTGGCGTCAGACGGATTTGTGGACATTGACTTCAGCACTTTGGAGAGTGTGCTGCTTCGAGAGACATTAAATGCTAGGGAAGTCACTGTGTTTAATGCTGCGTGTAGGTGGGCAGATGGCGAGTGCAGGCGGAGGGATATTGAGTCAACGGCTGAGAACAAACGGCAAGTGCTCGGAGAGGCTTTCTATTTGATAAGAATTCCTTCAATGTCTCTTGAGGAATTTGCCAATGGGCCTGCCCAGTCTGGTATGCTTACTCCAGTAGAGACCACAGATATATTCCTCTTCTTCACAGCCAATAATAAGCCTGATTTACCATTCAAGCGTAAGGCGAGGTCTGGTTTAATGCCACATAAGTGCCACAGGTTTCAATCCTCTGCATACAGAAGCAACCAGTGGCGCTATCGTGGACGTTGCGACAGCATTCAGTTCGCTGCTGATCGGCGAGTCTTCATAGCAGGCTTTGGTCTGTATGGCTCTAGCAATGGAGCAATGGAATACCAAGTGAAGGTTGAACTTAAGAAAGAAGGTCAGGTCCTTGGACGAGCCATCTCTAGGTTTTTCTCCGATGGTTCCAGCAACACATTTCCAGTTCTATTTGACAACCCTATACAGCTAGATCCTGATATCTTCTACACAGCCAGTGCGGTGCTTGACGGTCCCGAACTAAGCTATTTTGGGCAAGAAGGTTTGGCCGAGATACAGTGTGGAAATGTCACATTCCAGTTTCAGTGTTCCGCCGACAGTACCAATGGTACAGGGGTACAAGGTGGACAAATACCTGAAATCATCTACTATTGCTAG